DNA sequence from the Saccopteryx leptura isolate mSacLep1 chromosome 4, mSacLep1_pri_phased_curated, whole genome shotgun sequence genome:
GAGGTGTACGTGCACTCGATGATGTTTGCACCACAAAATTGCCTaaggacacatttctcagaatatatTCCCCCAGTTAAGTGGCACGTAACTGTAttctatttacttatatttactaTGAGAAGTCAGACCTATCATCTcagtcaatatacaaaatattaccTGCCCTGTTCTACAGGAaggaatactttaaaaattgaatataccCTTGTGGAGTGGAGTGTGGGGGAGTGGGAGCAACTGGTAATagactaaataaaatacagttgacccttgaagaacacaggtttgaactgcagGGGTGCACTTACACAAGGATTTTTTCCCCAATAAATACACAGTGGGCCCTCCGTATCCCCAGGTTTTGCATCTACAGATTCAACCAATCACAgattaaaaacagtattttttatctTGGATTGGGAATTCACATACGCAGTGGTCTGACTATATGCACTGTTCTACATTTTATATCAGACACTTGAAAATCCAAAGGGGCAGGGAGATACTGGAACCAAtcccctagggcaggggtcgggaacctgtggctcacgagccaggtgtggctcttctgatggctgcatctggctcacagacaaatctttaataaaaaaataacgttaaaaatataaaacaggccctggccggttggctcagcgatggagcgtcggcctagtgtgcggaggacccaggttcgattcccggccagggcacacaggagaagcacccatttgcttctccacccctccgccgcgccttcctctctgtctctctcttcccctcccgcagccaaggctccattggagcagggatggcccgggtgctggggatggctctgtggcctctgcctcgggcgctagagtggctctggtcgcaacatggcgacgcccaggatgggcagagcatcgcccctggtgggcgtgccgggtggatccgggtcgggcgcatgcaggagtctgtctgactgtctctccccgtttccagcttcagaaaaatgcaaaaaataaaaataaaataaaaataaaacattctcatgtattacaatccattcatttcctaccgctcatgttcatggttgcgggtggctggagccaatcacagccgtcctccgggacaacacctaatttttattggataatgcctaacgtacacgggtcgttgtatggctctcacggaattacattttaaaatatgtggcgttcatggctctctcagccaaaaaggttcccaacccctgccctatggATACCCAGGGAGGATTTTTTAAGGGGAAGTAAAAAGTTATACTTGGCTTTTCAACTGTGCAGGGGCAGTGCCCCTaaccccatgttgttcaagggtcagctgtacaTGATATGTCAGAAAATGTGTTtattaagacttaaaaaaaaaaaagccctagcctgaccaggctgtggtgcagtggataagggtgttggcctgggatgctgaggacccagatccaaaaccctgaggtcaagggcttgagagcaggctcatctggcttgagggtggaCTCGcccacttgagcgtgggatcatagacatgacctcatggtctctggcatgagctcaaagttgctggcttgagcaaggggtcactggctcagctggagcccccctcctatcaaggcacacatgagaagcaatcattgaacaatatTCTTAAGTGCTGAAACTACGAGTCGatacttatttctctccctttctgtctgtccctttctaataaaaagtaaataaataaataaatttaaagccctggctggatagctctgttggttacagTTTCATCGCCAagcagagaggttgctggttcgatccagggcacatacaggagcagattgatgttcctatcttccttcatctctttctaaaatcagtaaaataaacatttaagaaaaaaggaaaagcaggGAAGTACCAAGAAAGTTGCCATTTTATATGGCCAAGGAAGACCTCCCAGAGAACAAGCAGCACTTTGCAAGGCTGAAGGTCTAGGAAAGAACTGtgcagagaaaggggaagggcaaAGGCCCCGCACGGGAGGGGACTAATGTCGAGGAATGACCGCTAGTACTCTCATCCCCGTTTTAGAGATGGAAGCGGAGCTGCCAAAGGGGGTCAGTGGGCAGCGCGACCCTCAGAGAACAGCTTGATCCTAAATTGTCGAGAGTAGGTAGCGCCTCTCACCTGGAGCGCGTGCGCGCACAGGGTGCAAGGGGCCTCAGCGTCCTGGGCTGGTTGGGACTCGATGTCAGCAAAGGGATCGGCCGGGCGCTTGGAGGCCAATACCGGGGGTGGCAGAGGCCCGAAGGCCAGCGGCACGTGCGGAGGCGGCGGCGGGCAGAGCTCACGACGGAAGTCGGCGCGCAGCCAGCGAAGAGTGAGCGGGAGGCGCGCCCAGGGCGGCGCGCGCAGCATGTGGGCCAGCACGCGCAGGTGGAAATCGAAGGTGGCCTCGCTGCGCAGGCGTGGAGCCACGTGGGCCAGGCGGCGCGATGCTTGTGGGTGCTGCCAAGCCCACTCGAACTGCGGGCAGGAACTAGGGTTTCAGGACCGCCCAGGGAGGGCCCCACGCCCCAGCTCATCTTCCCGCCACCCCAGTCTCCTTTCTTACCCGAAGGGCGGCCACGGCAGAAGGGAAGCCATGCACGATGAGCACCATCTCCCTGGGGAAGAGAACGGGGGAGGCGGGGCGCAGCCTgtaagccccccaccccctcagcctCCACCGTGTCAAGCTGAATCCCCTCGCCCCGGTTCTCCTTCAGACAGCCAGAGAGGGTAGTCCTCGCAGCTGGCGTCAAGACCAGCCCAGGAAGCCCTGCCTCCTTCTTAGAGATCTCTCCCTCGCACATGCCAGCCTCGAGCTCCACCTCCAGTCCAGGGACTTAACtgccctcctcagtgcctccCCCTTCCAGGCTATCTCCCATCCCAGCCTTGTCCACCCAACCCAGTCGCCGGACCAAGCCTAAGTCATCTGTCCACTTGCTCCCCGGCCCCGCCTGGGTCCCACAGCCTACCCTCCCATGTCTCCCCCCGAGACAAGCCCACACACGTCTCTAGTCGCGCCAGGCCTGTTTCACAGCCCCACTCCGGCCCCGCCCACTGTCACTGGCCTCTCCCTTGTGGGCCCCGCCTCCTCCTTGAAGCCCTCCACCTGAGTAACCCGCACCGTCTTACCAGGGCCCGCGCCCGCTGGTTCGCCAGGCCCCGCCTTTTTTGCGGCCCCCGTTGTGCTGCTGGACCCGACGAGCGGGGTTGACCGTGAACCCCACGTAGACGCGGCCACGGTGCCGAGGGTTCAGGCAATAGAGCAGGTAAACACCGAAGAAGCGCCCGGGCCTTGTCGCGCCTCCCGCGGGGCCCATCAGGCCTTGTGGGTTGATTGCTGCGGCCTCTGACCTCGGGGAGGACTCAGTTGCCAGGGCCGCAATATGCTTGTGTAGGTGAAAGCGCTTGGGGGCGATTTCGAGGTACCCTAGAGGCTGCAGCAACGCAGGTTGGCGCACCCTCTCCTGGCTGGAGCTAGGGTGTACAAACTCGCCGGCGGAACCCCGCTGTGCAGGCGGCGGACACCGATTAGCGTCGCCTGGGGCCGAGTCCGTCCATATGCAGACTCTGATTGGCTGGCTGGCGGTAAGCGCGAAAACCCAAGACAGAAAACTGGGCTTGCGTGAGGGCGGAAGTGCCGGGTTTACGGACGCCTTAGTAAGGGCGGAAGTGGAGGCCTCAGCGGAAGTGGCACCAGGAAGGGTGGAAGTAGTGTGACCGGTGTCTCAGCTGGGGTTCTGCCCTCGCTGGGCTGCTGCCCCCGCTGGGCTGCCGCCATGGAACTCAGCGCGGACTACCTCCGGGAGAAGCTGCAGCGGGACCTGGAGGCAGAGCACGTGGTGAGTTGAGCGGCCTGGATTCGCCCAGCGTGGGGAAAAGGGCTCCTGGGTGAGCAGTTTGGCATCATCCACGCCGTTCTGCCCCATAGGAAGTGGAGGACACGACTCCCAAC
Encoded proteins:
- the SLX1A gene encoding structure-specific endonuclease subunit SLX1, whose amino-acid sequence is MGPAGGATRPGRFFGVYLLYCLNPRHRGRVYVGFTVNPARRVQQHNGGRKKGGAWRTSGRGPWEMVLIVHGFPSAVAALRFEWAWQHPQASRRLAHVAPRLRSEATFDFHLRVLAHMLRAPPWARLPLTLRWLRADFRRELCPPPPPHVPLAFGPLPPPVLASKRPADPFADIESQPAQDAEAPCTLCAHALQDEEGPLCCPHPGCSLRAHMICLAEEFLQKEPGQLLPLEGQCPGCKNSLLWGDLIWLCRMGAQEEEEDLESDEEHWTDMLEI
- the BOLA2B gene encoding LOW QUALITY PROTEIN: bolA-like protein 2 (The sequence of the model RefSeq protein was modified relative to this genomic sequence to represent the inferred CDS: inserted 1 base in 1 codon) → MQTLIGWLAVSAKTQDRKLGLREGGSAGFTDALVRAEVEASAEVAPGRVEXSVTGVSAGVLPSLGCCPRWAAAMELSADYLREKLQRDLEAEHVEVEDTTPNRCASSFRVLVVSAKFKGKPLLQRHRLVNACLAEELPRIHAFEQKTLTPEQWAGEQQK